Proteins from a genomic interval of Streptomyces sp. Tu6071:
- the purB gene encoding adenylosuccinate lyase codes for MTAKPRIPNVLAGRYASPELAELWSPEQKVKLERRLWIAVLRAQRDLGIEVPEGVVEDYERVLDTVDLASIAEREKVTRHDVKARIEEFNALAGHEHVHKGMTSRDLTENVEQLQTRLSLELIRDRAVAVLARLGKLAGEYGELVMAGRSHNVAAQATTLGKRFATGADELFVAYGRVEELLRRYPLRGIKGPVGTAQDMLDLLGGDGEKLAELERRIAAHLGFGEVFTSVGQVYPRSLDYEVVTSLVQLAAAPSSLAKTIRLMAGNELVTEGFKPGQVGSSAMPHKMNTRSCERVNGLMVILRGYASMTGELAGDQWNEGDVSCSVVRRVALPDAFFALDGLLETFLTVLDEFGAFPAVVARELDRYLPFLATTKVLMGAVRGGVGREVAHEAIKENAVATALEMREKGAERNDLLDKLAADERLPLDRDRLAALMGDPLSFTGAARDQVAAVVARVEAVVAERPEAAGYTPGAIL; via the coding sequence GTGACTGCGAAGCCCCGTATCCCCAACGTCCTGGCAGGCCGCTACGCCTCCCCCGAGCTGGCCGAGCTCTGGTCGCCCGAGCAGAAGGTGAAGCTGGAGCGCCGGCTGTGGATCGCCGTGCTGCGCGCCCAGCGCGACCTCGGCATCGAGGTGCCCGAGGGGGTGGTCGAGGACTACGAGCGCGTCCTCGACACCGTGGACCTCGCCTCGATCGCGGAGCGCGAGAAGGTCACCCGGCACGACGTGAAGGCCCGCATCGAGGAGTTCAACGCCCTCGCCGGGCACGAGCACGTGCACAAGGGCATGACCTCGCGCGACCTCACCGAGAACGTCGAGCAGCTCCAGACCCGTCTCTCCCTCGAACTCATCAGGGACCGTGCCGTCGCCGTCCTCGCGCGGCTCGGCAAGCTCGCCGGGGAGTACGGCGAGCTGGTCATGGCCGGGCGCTCGCACAACGTCGCCGCGCAGGCCACGACGCTCGGCAAGCGCTTCGCCACGGGCGCCGACGAACTGTTCGTCGCCTACGGGCGGGTCGAGGAGCTGCTGCGCCGCTACCCGCTGCGCGGCATCAAGGGCCCGGTCGGCACCGCGCAGGACATGCTCGACCTGCTCGGCGGCGACGGCGAGAAGCTCGCCGAGCTGGAGCGCCGCATCGCCGCGCACCTCGGTTTCGGCGAGGTCTTCACCTCGGTCGGCCAGGTCTATCCGCGCTCGCTCGACTACGAGGTCGTCACGAGCCTCGTGCAGCTCGCCGCCGCGCCTTCCTCGCTCGCCAAGACGATCCGGCTCATGGCGGGCAACGAGCTGGTCACCGAGGGCTTCAAGCCGGGCCAGGTCGGCTCCTCCGCGATGCCGCACAAGATGAACACCCGCTCCTGCGAGCGTGTCAACGGCCTCATGGTGATCCTGCGCGGCTACGCCTCGATGACCGGCGAGCTGGCGGGCGACCAGTGGAACGAGGGCGACGTCTCGTGCTCGGTCGTGCGGCGCGTCGCGCTGCCCGACGCGTTCTTCGCGCTCGACGGCCTCCTGGAGACCTTCCTGACCGTGCTCGACGAGTTCGGCGCCTTCCCGGCCGTCGTCGCGCGCGAACTCGACCGCTACCTGCCCTTCCTCGCCACGACCAAGGTCCTCATGGGCGCGGTGCGTGGCGGCGTCGGGCGCGAGGTGGCGCACGAGGCGATCAAGGAGAACGCGGTCGCGACGGCCCTGGAGATGCGCGAGAAGGGCGCCGAGCGCAACGACCTGCTCGACAAGCTCGCCGCCGACGAGCGCCTGCCGCTCGACCGCGACCGGCTCGCGGCCCTCATGGGCGACCCGCTCTCCTTCACGGGCGCGGCCCGCGACCAGGTCGCCGCCGTCGTCGCGCGCGTCGAGGCCGTCGTCGCCGAGCGCCCCGAGGCCGCCGGCTACACCCCGGGCGCGATCCTCTGA
- a CDS encoding SGNH/GDSL hydrolase family protein, with protein sequence MSINATYTSLVAVGDSFTEGMSDQLPDGSYRGWADLLAARLATRAPGFRYANLAVRGKLIEQIVREQVGPAAKMGADVVTLVGGLNDTLRPQCDMGRVRGLLEEAVETLAPSCKQLVLMRSPGRQGPVFDRFRPRMEALFACIDELASRHGALVIDLYGSAALGDQRMWGVDRLHLTDEGHRRVAEAVWQGLGQAAEDDWTSPLPAPVPPSWLRRRVADVSFTRAHLLPWIGRRLTGRSSGDGRSGAHFSPEHGEGFWITPADPANPGPVTGWRRLEP encoded by the coding sequence ATGTCGATCAATGCCACCTACACCAGCCTGGTCGCCGTCGGGGACAGCTTCACCGAGGGCATGTCGGACCAGTTGCCCGACGGGTCCTACCGGGGGTGGGCGGACCTGCTCGCCGCCCGCCTCGCGACCCGTGCCCCCGGATTCCGGTACGCCAACCTCGCCGTGCGCGGCAAGCTCATCGAGCAGATCGTGCGCGAACAGGTCGGGCCCGCCGCGAAGATGGGCGCCGACGTCGTGACCCTCGTCGGCGGCCTCAACGACACCCTGCGCCCCCAGTGCGACATGGGCCGGGTGCGGGGGCTGCTCGAAGAGGCGGTCGAGACGCTGGCGCCGAGCTGTAAGCAATTGGTGCTCATGCGCAGCCCGGGGCGTCAGGGCCCGGTGTTCGACCGCTTCCGGCCGCGCATGGAGGCGCTGTTCGCGTGCATCGACGAACTGGCGTCCCGGCACGGCGCGTTGGTCATCGACCTCTACGGCTCGGCGGCGCTCGGCGACCAGCGGATGTGGGGCGTCGACCGCCTGCACCTGACCGACGAGGGGCACCGCAGGGTCGCGGAGGCCGTGTGGCAGGGGCTCGGCCAGGCCGCCGAGGACGACTGGACCAGCCCGCTGCCCGCCCCCGTACCCCCCTCGTGGCTCCGGCGCCGCGTCGCCGACGTGAGCTTCACGCGGGCGCACCTGCTTCCCTGGATCGGCCGCCGCCTGACCGGCCGCTCCTCCGGCGACGGCCGCTCGGGCGCGCACTTCAGCCCCGAACACGGCGAGGGCTTCTGGATCACACCCGCCGACCCCGCGAACCCGGGGCCCGTGACGGGCTGGCGACGGCTGGAACCCTGA
- a CDS encoding hemolysin family protein: MIALQLLIGLATLVANAFFVGAEFALISVRRAQVEPRAEAGERRARRVLWGLEHVSGLMAAAQLGITLCTLVLGIVAEPAIAHLLEPGFDAVGLPHGLVHPAAFVVALALATYLHMLLGEMIPKNVALADPVRAALWLGPPLVALTRALGPVIAGVNAVANGVLRLLRVEPRDEVAAAFSDEELARLVGDAHAAGLLDARSGRRLRDALALGRRPVRDVAIPPDRLVTAPLGTTPDGLVALAAASGYSRFPVADADGRPLGYLHVKDALGPRPADLPFAPRELRPLPRLAAGTPLDEALTALRAQGAHLAAVTAPDEGLVGLVTLEDVLRELIGRGTEPVAA, from the coding sequence GTGATCGCGCTGCAACTGCTCATCGGTCTCGCCACGCTCGTGGCGAACGCCTTCTTCGTGGGCGCCGAGTTCGCGCTCATCTCGGTGCGGCGCGCACAGGTCGAGCCGCGCGCGGAGGCCGGGGAGAGGCGGGCGCGCCGTGTGCTGTGGGGCCTGGAGCACGTCTCCGGGCTCATGGCGGCGGCACAGCTCGGCATCACGCTGTGCACGCTGGTGCTCGGCATCGTCGCCGAACCGGCGATCGCGCACCTCCTGGAGCCCGGCTTCGACGCCGTGGGCCTGCCGCACGGGCTCGTGCACCCGGCCGCGTTCGTCGTGGCGCTCGCGCTCGCGACGTACCTGCACATGCTGCTCGGCGAGATGATCCCGAAGAACGTGGCGCTCGCCGACCCCGTGCGCGCGGCGCTGTGGCTCGGTCCGCCGCTCGTGGCGCTCACGCGGGCGCTCGGCCCGGTGATCGCCGGGGTCAACGCGGTGGCGAACGGGGTGCTGCGGCTGCTGCGCGTCGAGCCGAGGGACGAGGTGGCGGCGGCGTTCTCGGACGAGGAGCTGGCGCGTCTCGTGGGCGACGCGCACGCGGCGGGGCTGCTCGACGCCCGTTCCGGGCGGCGGCTGCGGGACGCGCTGGCGCTCGGCCGCAGGCCCGTACGGGACGTGGCGATCCCTCCGGACCGCCTCGTGACGGCACCGCTCGGGACGACACCGGACGGGCTCGTGGCGCTCGCCGCCGCGTCCGGGTACTCGCGCTTCCCCGTCGCGGACGCGGACGGGCGGCCCCTGGGCTACCTGCACGTCAAGGACGCGCTCGGCCCGCGCCCCGCCGACCTCCCCTTCGCCCCGCGCGAGCTGCGGCCCCTCCCCCGCCTCGCGGCCGGGACCCCGCTCGACGAGGCGCTGACCGCGCTGCGCGCCCAGGGCGCCCACCTCGCGGCGGTCACGGCCCCGGACGAGGGGCTCGTGGGCCTCGTCACGCTGGAGGACGTCCTGCGGGAGCTGATCGGCAGGGGGACGGAGCCGGTGGCGGCCTGA
- a CDS encoding hemolysin family protein has protein sequence MTELLLLGLAVLLALACGVFVAAEFSLTTVERGALEAAARRGERGARHALAAVRRLTFQLSGAQLGITVTNLVIGMLAEPSVAKVLSGPLGALGLPAGAVTVLALVLGTALSTAFLMVVGELVPKNWAISAPERVARAVAGPLRLFSFVLRPLITHLDTTANRAVRRLGLEPAEEIAPARGPRELAALARHSARAGTLPAGTAELFVRTLGLGALTAGAVMTPRVDVVAVAAGEPAARVLTAARRTGLSRFPVHRGDGLDEVCGTVHVKDVLALPPAARAATPVRALLAPPVLVPATLPVDLLLDRLSGAGAMALVIDEYGGTAGLVTLEDVVEEVVGEVRDEHDPRARPALVRAGSEGDRAVWAAEGSLRVDRLAGLGPALPEGPYETLGGLVTAELGRVPRAGDTVRVAGWELRVDSADRRRAGRVRLLAPAPDARTKELSR, from the coding sequence GTGACGGAACTCCTCCTCCTCGGCCTCGCCGTTCTCCTCGCCCTCGCCTGCGGTGTCTTCGTGGCGGCCGAGTTCTCCCTCACGACCGTCGAGCGCGGGGCTCTGGAAGCAGCCGCGCGGCGCGGTGAGCGCGGCGCCCGGCACGCCCTCGCCGCCGTGCGACGGCTCACCTTCCAGCTCTCCGGGGCCCAGCTCGGGATCACGGTGACCAACCTGGTCATCGGGATGTTGGCCGAGCCCTCGGTCGCCAAGGTGCTCTCCGGGCCGCTCGGCGCGCTCGGGCTGCCCGCCGGGGCCGTCACGGTGCTCGCCCTCGTACTCGGCACGGCACTGTCGACCGCCTTCCTCATGGTCGTCGGCGAACTCGTGCCGAAGAACTGGGCGATCTCCGCCCCGGAGCGTGTCGCGCGCGCCGTCGCCGGGCCGCTGCGCCTCTTCTCCTTCGTGCTCCGCCCGCTGATCACACACCTGGACACGACCGCGAACCGCGCCGTGCGCCGCCTCGGCCTGGAGCCGGCGGAGGAGATCGCCCCGGCACGCGGGCCGCGGGAACTCGCCGCGCTCGCGCGGCACTCGGCCCGCGCGGGCACGCTTCCGGCGGGGACGGCCGAGCTGTTCGTGCGCACGCTCGGACTCGGCGCGCTCACGGCGGGCGCCGTCATGACGCCCCGCGTCGACGTCGTCGCCGTCGCGGCGGGCGAGCCCGCCGCGCGCGTGCTCACCGCCGCCCGCCGCACCGGCCTCTCGCGCTTCCCCGTGCACCGGGGCGACGGGCTCGACGAGGTGTGCGGCACCGTGCACGTCAAGGACGTCCTGGCGCTCCCGCCCGCCGCGCGCGCGGCGACACCGGTCCGCGCCCTGCTCGCGCCGCCCGTCCTCGTCCCCGCGACCCTGCCCGTGGACCTGCTGCTCGACCGGCTCAGCGGTGCCGGGGCGATGGCGCTCGTGATCGACGAGTACGGCGGCACGGCCGGGCTCGTGACCCTGGAGGACGTCGTCGAGGAAGTCGTCGGCGAGGTGCGCGACGAGCACGACCCGCGCGCCAGGCCCGCGCTGGTACGGGCCGGGAGCGAGGGCGACCGCGCGGTGTGGGCCGCCGAGGGCTCCCTGCGCGTCGACCGGCTCGCGGGGCTCGGGCCCGCACTCCCCGAGGGCCCGTACGAGACGCTGGGCGGCCTCGTCACCGCCGAGCTGGGGCGGGTCCCACGCGCCGGGGACACCGTGCGCGTCGCCGGGTGGGAGCTGCGGGTCGACAGCGCCGACCGGCGGCGCGCCGGGCGCGTACGTCTCCTCGCACCTGCCCCGGACGCGCGGACGAAGGAGCTGAGCCGGTGA
- a CDS encoding GNAT family N-acetyltransferase — MSTPDDLRIRHAEPADVAPVLAFWREAAEGTSISDDTAGVGRLLDRDPEALLLAERDGTLVGTVIAGFDGWRCSAYRLAVHPAYRRQGIATALLTAMEDRFAALGGRRVDAMVLEENTRAHGAWGAAGYVREERWRRWVKPV; from the coding sequence ATGAGCACACCTGACGACCTGCGCATACGCCACGCCGAGCCCGCCGATGTCGCGCCCGTCCTCGCCTTCTGGCGCGAGGCGGCCGAGGGGACGAGCATCAGCGACGACACCGCGGGCGTCGGCCGCCTCCTCGACCGCGATCCCGAGGCGCTGCTCCTCGCCGAGCGTGACGGCACGCTCGTCGGCACGGTGATCGCGGGCTTCGACGGCTGGCGCTGCTCCGCCTACCGCCTCGCCGTCCACCCCGCGTACCGCCGCCAGGGCATCGCGACGGCGCTCCTCACCGCGATGGAGGACCGTTTCGCCGCGCTCGGCGGTCGCCGCGTGGACGCGATGGTCCTGGAGGAGAACACGCGCGCGCACGGCGCGTGGGGCGCGGCGGGGTACGTGCGGGAGGAGCGGTGGCGGCGCTGGGTGAAGCCGGTGTGA
- a CDS encoding ATP-binding protein, producing the protein MADHQEASATLPSDAASVREARAFVCALLAEWGLPARADMADAVRLIVSELVTNAVLHTDGRSPFFTVTVSLDRDELLRVGVTDSHPRPPRRLPAAVQQDNGRGLAIIRFLTAENGGRLSVVPTPQGGKTVLVALPWRPARAGVVPED; encoded by the coding sequence ATGGCCGATCATCAGGAAGCCTCCGCCACGCTGCCGAGCGACGCCGCCTCGGTCCGCGAGGCGCGCGCCTTCGTCTGCGCGCTCCTCGCGGAATGGGGACTGCCCGCGCGGGCGGACATGGCCGACGCGGTGCGCCTGATCGTCTCCGAACTCGTCACCAACGCCGTCCTGCACACGGACGGGCGGTCCCCCTTCTTCACTGTCACCGTCTCGCTCGACCGGGACGAACTCCTGCGCGTCGGGGTCACCGACTCCCATCCCCGGCCGCCGCGCCGCCTCCCGGCCGCCGTCCAGCAGGACAACGGGCGCGGTCTCGCGATCATCCGCTTCCTCACGGCGGAGAACGGCGGCAGGCTGTCCGTGGTGCCGACGCCCCAGGGCGGCAAGACCGTCCTGGTCGCCCTGCCCTGGCGACCGGCGCGCGCGGGCGTCGTGCCGGAGGACTGA
- a CDS encoding C40 family peptidase: MLVRNRVPVLLSRTGAVSVLTLAAVGGTVLVPGASGEASAAVRISTKALKVAASKKGAPYRWGAKGPHRFDCSGLTLYSFKKAGKSLPRTAQAQYNRTRHVSAGKRTKGDLVFFRSGGSIYHVGIYAGKNKIWHAPKTGDVVKLEKIWSKRVSYGRVR; this comes from the coding sequence ATGCTGGTGCGCAATCGAGTTCCCGTCCTGCTCTCCCGGACCGGCGCGGTGTCGGTCCTCACCCTCGCCGCCGTGGGCGGCACCGTCCTCGTCCCCGGCGCCTCCGGGGAGGCCTCGGCCGCCGTCCGGATCTCCACGAAGGCCCTCAAGGTCGCGGCGTCCAAGAAGGGCGCCCCCTACCGCTGGGGCGCGAAGGGTCCGCATCGCTTCGACTGCTCGGGCCTGACGCTCTATTCGTTCAAGAAGGCGGGCAAGTCCCTGCCCCGCACCGCCCAGGCGCAGTACAACCGGACCCGGCACGTGTCGGCGGGCAAGCGCACCAAGGGCGACCTGGTGTTCTTCCGCTCCGGCGGCAGCATCTACCACGTCGGCATCTACGCCGGGAAGAACAAGATCTGGCACGCCCCGAAGACGGGAGACGTGGTCAAGCTCGAAAAGATCTGGTCGAAGCGGGTCTCGTACGGACGCGTGCGGTAG
- a CDS encoding ClpP family protease: MQPTDRSPLARHVLPEFTERTSYGTRTLDPYSRLLEGRIVFLGTPLDDTAAADLAVQLMHLEYADPDQDISLYLNCPGGEFTALTAVYDTMRHLSCDVATYCLGQAVSVGAVLLAGGAPGKRAALPGARIVLRQPELPEGMRGQPSDLAVWAEELARERRTTERLLAAGTGRTEEEVRGDMERDLVLTAEEAVTYGIVDALADRRAPHSGPR, encoded by the coding sequence TTGCAGCCCACCGACCGGTCCCCTCTCGCTCGTCACGTGCTCCCCGAGTTCACCGAGCGCACCAGCTACGGCACACGCACTCTTGACCCGTACTCACGACTCCTGGAAGGTCGGATCGTGTTCCTCGGCACCCCGCTGGACGACACGGCGGCGGCGGACCTGGCGGTACAGCTCATGCACCTCGAATACGCGGACCCCGATCAGGACATCTCCCTCTACCTCAACTGCCCCGGCGGCGAGTTCACCGCGCTGACCGCCGTGTACGACACGATGCGGCACCTGTCGTGCGACGTCGCGACGTACTGCCTCGGGCAGGCCGTCTCCGTGGGCGCGGTCCTGCTCGCCGGCGGGGCGCCCGGCAAGCGCGCGGCGCTGCCCGGGGCGCGGATCGTGCTGCGGCAGCCGGAGCTGCCCGAGGGGATGCGGGGGCAGCCGAGCGATCTGGCCGTGTGGGCCGAGGAGTTGGCGCGCGAGCGGCGGACGACGGAGCGGCTGCTGGCCGCCGGCACGGGGCGGACGGAGGAGGAGGTGCGCGGCGACATGGAGCGCGACCTCGTCCTGACGGCGGAGGAAGCGGTGACGTACGGGATCGTCGACGCCCTCGCGGACCGCCGCGCGCCGCACTCCGGGCCCAGGTGA
- a CDS encoding type II toxin-antitoxin system Phd/YefM family antitoxin — translation MAYEIPVTRARAELADLINRVVYGEERVVVTRHGKPLAALVPAADLDRLAALDAAEAAEAAETPTSLGIVTTLPEPAAPADSYRPRFGIAAEHRPPGQH, via the coding sequence ATGGCTTACGAGATCCCGGTGACGCGAGCCCGCGCCGAGCTGGCCGACCTGATCAACCGGGTCGTCTACGGCGAGGAGCGGGTCGTCGTCACCCGCCACGGCAAACCCCTCGCCGCCCTGGTCCCTGCGGCCGACCTCGACCGCCTCGCGGCCCTCGACGCCGCCGAGGCGGCGGAGGCCGCCGAGACCCCCACCTCGCTCGGCATCGTCACGACCCTGCCCGAGCCCGCCGCCCCGGCCGACTCCTACCGCCCCCGCTTCGGCATCGCGGCGGAACACCGCCCACCAGGACAGCACTGA
- a CDS encoding urease subunit gamma, with product MQLTPHEQERLLIHVAADVARRRRERGLRLNHPEAVALITAHLLEGARDGRTVAELMASGREVLTRADVMDGIPELIHEVQVEATFPDGTKLVTVHEPIV from the coding sequence GTGCAACTCACCCCGCACGAGCAGGAACGGCTGCTGATCCATGTGGCGGCCGACGTGGCGCGCAGGCGGCGGGAGCGCGGGCTCAGGCTCAACCATCCCGAGGCGGTCGCCCTGATCACCGCGCACCTGCTCGAAGGGGCGCGCGACGGCCGCACGGTCGCCGAACTCATGGCCTCGGGGCGGGAAGTGCTCACGCGCGCCGACGTCATGGACGGCATCCCCGAGCTGATCCACGAGGTGCAGGTCGAGGCCACCTTCCCCGACGGCACCAAGCTCGTCACCGTCCACGAGCCCATCGTCTGA
- a CDS encoding urease subunit beta, with protein sequence MIPGEILYAEEPVAYNEGREVTVVTVLNRADRPVQVGSHYHFAEANPGLDFDRGAAHGKRLHIPAGTAVRFEPGIPAEVALVPLAGARFVAGLRGETAGPLDPRTPTAAPDEGVTRDDV encoded by the coding sequence GTGATTCCCGGGGAGATCCTGTACGCCGAGGAGCCCGTCGCCTACAACGAGGGCCGCGAGGTCACCGTGGTGACCGTCCTCAACCGCGCCGACCGGCCCGTCCAGGTCGGCTCGCACTACCACTTCGCCGAGGCCAACCCCGGCCTCGACTTCGACCGCGGCGCCGCGCACGGCAAGCGGCTCCACATCCCGGCGGGCACGGCCGTCCGCTTCGAGCCCGGCATCCCCGCCGAGGTCGCGCTCGTCCCGCTCGCGGGCGCCCGCTTCGTCGCCGGTCTGCGCGGCGAGACGGCGGGCCCGCTCGACCCCCGTACCCCCACCGCCGCACCGGACGAGGGAGTCACCCGTGACGACGTCTGA
- a CDS encoding urease subunit alpha has protein sequence MTTSEPSPRRYTLARPAYADLYGPTTGDRIRLADTDLLVEIEEDRCGGPGRAGEEAVFGGGKVIRESMGQSRASRADGTPDTVVTGVVVLDHWGIVKADVGIRDGRVVALGKAGNPDTMDGVHPDLVIGPETEIIAGNGKILTAGGIDTHVHFISPGLVDEAIGSGITTMVGGGTGPAEGTKATTITPGSWHLARMFEALEDSPVNLGFLGKGNTTSYASMRAQLRAGAVGFKIHEDWGATPAVIDACLDVCEESGAQLAIHTDTLNEAGFVGDTFAAVRGRTLHAFHVEGAGGGHAPDMITAVSLPHILPSSTNPTRPHTVNTVEEHLDMLMVCHHLNPAVPEDLAFAESRIRPSTIAAEDILHDLGAISIMSSDSQAMGRVGEVVLRTWQTAHVMKRRRGSLPGDGRADNLRARRYVAKYTINAALAQGLDAEVGSVEPGKLADLVLWDPAFFGVKPHLVLKGGQIAWAQTGDANASIPTPQPVLPRPMFGAMGAAPAGLSLNFVTQAALDDGLPERLGLRRTFAAIRSTRGLGKADMRLNDALPRVEVAPDSFAVTIDGELVEPEPVTELPMAQRYFLF, from the coding sequence GTGACGACGTCTGAGCCGAGCCCCCGCCGGTACACCCTCGCGCGGCCCGCGTACGCCGACCTCTACGGCCCCACGACCGGGGACCGCATCCGGCTCGCCGACACCGATCTGCTCGTCGAGATCGAGGAGGACCGCTGCGGCGGTCCCGGGCGCGCGGGCGAGGAGGCGGTCTTCGGCGGCGGCAAGGTCATCCGCGAGTCGATGGGCCAGTCCCGCGCGAGCCGCGCCGACGGCACCCCGGACACCGTCGTCACGGGCGTCGTCGTCCTCGACCACTGGGGCATCGTCAAGGCCGACGTCGGCATCCGCGACGGGCGCGTCGTCGCGCTCGGCAAGGCCGGGAACCCCGACACGATGGACGGCGTGCACCCCGACCTCGTGATCGGCCCCGAGACGGAGATCATCGCGGGCAACGGGAAGATCCTCACCGCGGGCGGCATCGACACACACGTGCACTTCATCTCACCGGGACTCGTGGACGAGGCGATCGGCTCGGGCATCACGACGATGGTCGGCGGCGGCACAGGACCGGCCGAGGGCACGAAGGCCACGACCATCACCCCGGGTTCCTGGCACCTGGCCCGCATGTTCGAGGCCCTGGAGGACAGCCCCGTCAACCTCGGCTTCCTCGGCAAGGGCAACACCACCTCGTACGCCTCGATGCGCGCGCAACTGCGCGCGGGCGCCGTCGGGTTCAAGATCCACGAGGACTGGGGGGCGACCCCCGCCGTCATCGACGCCTGCCTCGACGTGTGCGAGGAGTCCGGCGCGCAGCTCGCCATCCACACGGACACGCTGAACGAGGCCGGTTTCGTCGGCGACACCTTCGCCGCCGTACGGGGCCGCACCCTGCACGCCTTCCACGTCGAGGGCGCGGGCGGCGGTCACGCGCCCGACATGATCACGGCCGTCTCGCTCCCGCACATCCTGCCCAGCTCCACCAACCCGACCCGCCCGCACACCGTCAACACCGTCGAGGAACACCTCGACATGCTGATGGTCTGCCACCACCTCAACCCGGCGGTCCCCGAGGACCTCGCCTTCGCCGAGTCCCGCATCCGCCCCTCGACGATCGCCGCCGAGGACATCCTCCACGACCTCGGCGCCATCTCGATCATGTCCTCGGACTCCCAGGCCATGGGCCGCGTCGGCGAGGTCGTCCTGCGGACGTGGCAGACCGCGCACGTCATGAAGCGGCGGCGCGGCAGCCTGCCCGGCGACGGGCGCGCCGACAACCTGCGCGCGCGGCGGTACGTGGCGAAGTACACGATCAACGCGGCGCTCGCGCAGGGCCTGGACGCCGAGGTCGGCTCCGTGGAGCCCGGCAAGCTCGCCGACCTCGTGCTGTGGGACCCGGCGTTCTTCGGCGTGAAACCCCACCTCGTCCTCAAGGGCGGGCAGATCGCCTGGGCGCAGACGGGCGACGCCAACGCGTCCATCCCCACGCCCCAACCCGTCCTGCCCCGGCCCATGTTCGGCGCCATGGGCGCCGCGCCCGCAGGGCTCTCGCTCAACTTCGTCACCCAGGCGGCACTCGACGACGGGCTCCCCGAACGCCTCGGCCTGCGCCGTACGTTCGCCGCGATCCGCTCGACGCGCGGCCTCGGCAAGGCGGACATGCGGCTCAACGACGCGCTGCCCCGCGTCGAGGTCGCCCCCGACAGCTTCGCCGTGACGATCGACGGGGAACTCGTCGAACCCGAACCGGTGACGGAACTCCCCATGGCCCAGCGGTACTTCCTGTTCTGA
- a CDS encoding urease accessory protein UreF: protein MPVPAALLVLADGRLPAGGHAHSGGAEEAVADGRVSGPADLYAYCLGRAHTTGLVAASLAAAAADGLDPLALDHAADARTPSPALRAAARRLGRQLLRAARAAWPDPALDAVAARHPRGLHQPVVLGLTARAAGLGPADAAAASLYESVGGPASATVRLLSLDPLDATRVLARLAPVLDTLAAEAVAHAARARTEGLDALPARAAPLLDLAAEHHARRPHKLFTT from the coding sequence GTGCCCGTGCCCGCCGCGCTGCTCGTCCTCGCCGACGGCAGGCTCCCGGCCGGAGGCCACGCGCACTCCGGGGGCGCGGAGGAGGCCGTCGCGGACGGGCGTGTCAGCGGCCCCGCCGACCTGTACGCGTACTGCCTCGGCCGCGCGCACACGACCGGCCTCGTCGCCGCCTCGCTCGCCGCCGCCGCTGCCGACGGGCTCGACCCGCTCGCCCTCGACCACGCCGCCGACGCCCGCACCCCGTCCCCGGCGCTGCGCGCGGCGGCCCGCAGGCTCGGCCGCCAGCTCCTGCGCGCCGCGCGCGCCGCCTGGCCGGACCCCGCGCTCGACGCCGTCGCCGCACGGCACCCGCGCGGTCTCCACCAGCCCGTCGTCCTCGGCCTCACCGCGCGTGCCGCCGGGCTCGGCCCCGCCGACGCGGCTGCCGCGAGCCTCTACGAGAGCGTCGGAGGCCCCGCGAGCGCCACCGTCCGGCTGCTCAGCCTCGACCCGCTCGACGCCACCCGGGTCCTCGCCCGCCTCGCCCCCGTTCTCGACACTCTGGCCGCCGAAGCCGTCGCGCACGCGGCCCGCGCCCGCACCGAGGGCCTCGACGCGCTCCCCGCCCGCGCGGCCCCGCTGCTCGACCTCGCGGCCGAACACCACGCCCGCCGTCCGCACAAGCTGTTCACCACTTAG